TAGAAGAAATGTTACTCATTCAAAGTATTCACCTGGTGGATTCTTCCCCTTTGTAATAATCTGCTGCCTGTTCATAATGAGCAATCGCCTGGAATGGAAATTGGACATAAGTAGTAAATATAGCTTTACCATGATTTTATATGGAAGTCTAAAACAGAGGCAAGAATATGTTCTAGatttaatatgtaaaataattataaacagATACTTCGTCTGACCTTGTCAATGTCCACCAGCTCTGTCTCATAAATTTCAGCAATGGAGATGTGATGTTTGGCTGCGATGGTAAAGCGGCCCtagacacaaaaataaagatgttataTGTTACATTAGTAAATACGATGCTAAACATAAAAGGTCATTttcaaattcaatattttaagACATCAAGAAAAAACCACTTGTTACAAGCCTCACCATATCTGTGTATATCTCAATAGCTCGATTTAGGCAGTTTATGGCCTCTGTtgagaaaaataacattattaaCACAAGATATATTATGGTTGTTATTCAGTGAATTAAGTCAATGAGACAACTAAATGCCAAAATGAAGTTAAATTACAAGATAAACAAAATTAGAAGCAACTAGTTGTGGAGGTTCAAGATTCGAGATGAGTAACAATGTTCCTAAATGGTGGTGACCACTGGTTCTTgatgtcattatttattttatacttaATTTGTCCACATCCTCATTTGATAACTGCAGAGTCGTAATTGATTCCTTTTAATGCTCTTCTATTATCTGACATTACTTGTATGTGCATGGTTGAATGGAATTGGTAAAGCAGCTTGTAAAAAAAAGAGCATTTCACGTGAACTTCAACATATCTTGAGGGTGGTGATGAGTAATGATTACCTTGCGGATCTGCTTTTTTGAAGGCATTTCCAGCGTCAATGAAGTTGGTCGCTGCGTCGTGTTTGCTCTGCATCTGCAGGTGAAGACGAGCAGCTTGGGAGAACGCATTTCCTGCAGCTGAGGAGAAAATGTTGCATTTTAGAAGCTGGAAagtctttcacagacataaaGAGAGAACAGGACAATCATTATGCATGCCCATTCAGACTGTAATACTCATCTTACCACACCAATTTTTGGCCATTTTGTACATGTTGGCTGCCCTCACATACATGTCACAGGCCTCTTCAAGCTTGGAGGAACCCCTATGAGAAAGCACACGTGTTTAATTTAagcttcatttaatttatttattcacattgaAACTATTTTGGGGTGATACAGACATTAAGTGCCATACTGATAACTAGGTATCAATAATGCGAGTGTATTCATTGTTATGATTTCAAAGGAGTggacagtaataataataataacaataagaagTAGTAGgagtagaagaagaaatgtcGACGGTTTCTTCCATTCGTAGCTGCACATGTGAATGGGGGCGGGCGtaatgtaaacaaatgtgatAAACATGTGACGTGGGGTAACCTTGCAAAACCTGCCCAGGTGGTGGCGCTAGACCTGCGACATTTCAGGCAAACATTCAGAAGAAAAACGTTGCACAATGTCTCCTTCATGTCAGGCACAAATACATTAGCTTCAGCAGACAGCATTAGCTGGTTCTTCTCAGGTGCAGAGACTGACTGCTACCTTCCACACGTGTGATCCAACAGAAGATAAAACTACGTGTTTAGCTCAATACACTCGTGTGATTCTGGCGACAGATAAAGATCCGATGCCGCAGCGAAGTTTATCACTTTGGTTTTTACCATCTTCCGCTTCGTTGGCCCTTGACTTGACAGAAGTAGCTCAACGTTAGCAGCAAACGAACTCACCCGAACATCGCTCCGAAAAACGACTGCGACGACTTCATTTTCTTCTCCGCCTCCGCCATTAAAGCCATcgcctccttctctttcccaCTGTTGTCCATTTTCGCCTcgctctttgtgttgttttcttcgAGGAGACACAGGGAAACAGTCAACAAACGTGCTAACCAGTGCTAATGGCTGCGGGTGGTTCGTCACAGCCTCATCTCTGTCACGTGACACGGGAGGGCTACTGCTGCGTTCAGGTGCTCTGCGTAATAAGAGCCACTGTCCGAGCtacagttgttgttgtaaaaTTGAGAGCTGACTAAATTCAGGAACCAACAGCCAAATGTTAACCACACTATAACACAAATTACAACGACACCAAACACCGTTCAGTTTAATGTATCGTATAAAAAACCCCGATCTAAATTATATCATGCTGCATCTCTTCCTCAATCTGTAAATTATAAATCTCTGACAACACTTAAAGGCATCTTATTGTAAACATAATAACCATTCTGATTTATAAAGTAATTCCGATTATCATATGCTCATTCACTTCACAAATATCCCAAATAATGTCTAgtgtatatgatatatatatgagatttattttgcacttctattttattcacatttttgttCGCAAATACAAAAGAACTGATAGAAATATCCCGTCTATACAACACAAATACGTTACGCCCGAGGTTGCAGACAAAATAGTTAGGTACAGTTAAGTAAAATTAGTAGTTACTTGCTTGGAGTACACGACAGTAATGAGCGCTCTATAACGTTGCTTCATTTCTCTACCTACAGGGTTTATATCTATTCTTTTTCTAATCGAAATAAAACGATGCTTAAAACTAAATGTATCTTATAACTCTTATATGtgacatcattattattgttgttattgttgtcattatttaattataaattaatgtatatgatTATCATTAATctcattattgttattgttatataatttgtttttgttattattaacaTTAGTATTACTGTACTGTATTACTATTCTTtctgttattatcattattgttgttataattatcattagtattattgttgttattattattactataattaTTATGAAcgtcattattgttgttatcattattttttgttataattaacattattattgtgttgtttttctcattgttataattattatcaatattggCAGATTTTCAACTTTTACTCAATGTGTGTTTGTCGATgagaggggggaaaaacacAGAAGGCCCACAGATTTCAATCAGGCAAAGCGGAAGTCTGCTGTTTCCTGCCTGTAGTTGGGTCCTGCACAGCAGCCCGTGCGAGGTTGTCCTGGAGACCCCGCGCTGCCTGCTCTTCTATCGTCTCGGGTGAGTTTGTTATAAAACAGCATTTTTCTCTATTATTCCCAAAAACTCCGACAAACGTGCGACATTCCCGCACAGGCGACCACCCGCAAACTGCACCGCAGGCGCAATCGGGGCGCCCCGCCGCTGCACGACCCGGCAAACATGCTCATTTTCCACCGAATTCCCAAGCATACCCCCCTCATCCAAGAGTATTCCAACATTAACTCATATTTTGCTTGCAGGGAGAGTCACATAGCTCGCTACGCCACTGCGTCCGCGCTCCTCGGCAGACGACGCTGCTCTTTCTGGGTCGAATCGAGGCTCCAATGTGCGAAGCGGGTGTTTGGAATGTGTCCGTCGGTGGTTTGTTTTGAATGTCAAAAGGCTCGAGCTAGCTGTGCGTCTGAATATTGTTGATAGCCGCTCGGCTTAGCAGGCTAGCTGGCTAGGCTAACCACATCCAGCCCAGATGCatcaaaatgctgaaaatagAGGTAAAAGTAGCTTCTGGAATCTAACGTCAGAGTAAAGTAATGTCTTCTGTCGGTTACGTGGCGGTAAGATAACGTGTATTTAAACGAATCGGCCAAATATGCATGGAAAGCGCTTTGAAAACACCAGCTAGCATGTAGCTTGCCGCTTGCAGCGTCTCCATTCATATCCTGCGCACTGGCTCTGCTCGGACCGAGTAATGGCTACGACCCGCTGTCTCTTTAGAGCCGCAGACCGGGGAGACGTCCCCAGCAGAACCTCGGTAACATGCTTCCTTCGGTTATTCGGCGACTTGTTGTGACCGCGTTGCTGGAAGTTTTTGTGCACGATTGCAGAGACTTGAGCTAAATTCAGCGGCGGTCACATCCCAGGCGGTGTGAAAACCGCGCGTTTTCAGTTGTTTCTCGGTGCGAAGCAAacacttctgctgctgctggattgtttttgttgttttctgacatttttatgTGTAAAATCACGACATGTTGCAACTGGCGATGGAGATCTGCTCTCGTGTTgagatgtaaaatgtaaactcGAAAATTAGTCTCCTTGTTAAAGTCCAATCTTTCTTAGTTGCTTCTGTGCTTTGCTTAATTGTCACAAAACAATTCTTACAAACGTCTGCCAGCAATATGTGATGTCATGTTATGAGTCATTACTCCAAATTTGAATTGAttgtgaaactaaaacagagCCATTTCAACTATTAAAAGAACTTACGGTTTTTATTTATGGCCTGGTCTAATTTGTAAAGACAGTATTTATGTAAAGTCATTTTTCAGATTAGTTTTTGTGCTTTACAAGTTCTGTTTTACAACggaaaacctttttctttttatgaaaatgtataaGAATATTGTATCAAACGTTTGAAAGCATCCACCAATCACATGatttataataatgaataaCATTATGACGTGATTCAGTGTCACACAGGTTGATGAGCATTTAAAAAATGctcaaattgtttttgttacttATCCTCAGATGTTGCTCATCCTGTCAAAGTATAAAATATGGAGCTAAAATATCACACTGATAATATAATAGACACATAATGGTGTACACAGGGTTTTAACATTATAAGTTTTGCCAACAAGtcaattttttgtttgtgttgtttttattttcatttatcgTGAAATAAATCCTCACCAAACTTTAAATCCTTGTTCATCTTTTCATCAGTTGTCATGGATGATGAAGACGGCAGGTGCCTTCTAGATGTAATTTGGTAAGTCACTGTTGAAAAAGTGCTCAGGTAGTTTGACCACGTAACGAACTGTACAGTCATCTTTTCTTGTCATGTTGAGAATTTTCACaattttttctcctgcagtgacCCAGAAGCTCTCAATGACTTTCTTCATGGATCTGAGACCCATGTGAGTACGAGAGCATTTCTTTCTTAAAGAAATCACACCTTGTGATTTCTCTTTtcagaaaatagatttttaattgATGCAATGAGGAGTTTTGGGTGACTCCATACTTAGGTTACGTTCAAATTACGCCTCAGTGAACCCTGAAACCCACACCCCTCACTTCTTTCATTTACGTTTTTCCTTTTAACTGCTTTCTCTGCTTAATTATTGTCTTTGCTTTTGATTGCACTGTTTATGGTTTCAGCTTGCCTTCCCCTTTATTAGGTCAAATCAGAATATGAGAAATGCTAATACTAACGCTTCCCAACTGTGTATTATTCCTTTTATTTTGCCCCTGCCCTCCCTTCGTCGCCTATCTTTTCGCTATTTCTTAATGGTCTGGGTTCTCTGGACTGTGCACTGTCCTTTCCttgccctcctcctctgtttgatTGTCTGTATATTTCTCTGTCCTTGTGGCTTTTGCTTGCTGGTTTGGGTGCCTTTGGTTTCTGTCTGTCCTTTCATGGGTGGGTGTGTCTGTAGTTGGACACTGACGACCTTTTGGATGGTTCGAGTGATCCCtccagctcgttcttctctacCACTGGGGTGAGTAACATCCCCCAATCCTCCCCCCTCTGTTTTCTATCCATCTATGTAGCATGCAACTCCAAATACCCTCCCTTTCCACTAACATACCTACAATCTACAAGCTTTGATTTTGCTGCGATTTGACAAGAGGTTTTTGTGGGATTTTCATGTCTGCATTTTTGTGTTTAATTCTGTTCTGCTCCTCTGCACACATCTGTATCTAGCCATCAATATTCTTCCATCACCTGGTTTCACTTCTTTCCTgtgtcttctcctcctttcctttaAGGGCCATGTTCCAGAGGTCCAGCCTGCTGTCCAGCTGTCGGCCAGTGAGCCAGCAGGCCTGCCCAGAGTCAGTGTTGACCTTGACTTCCTGGAGGATGAAGACATCTTGGGAGGGTCCCCAGGTGGCGAGGGTGGGAGCAACGGCATTGGGGCGAATCACGAGCCATGTGACATCCTGCAACAGAGCTTGGCTGAAGCCAACATCACAGAGCAAAGCCTACAGGAGGCAGAGGCTGAGCTGGACCTGGACTCCTTTGGAATTCCAGGCCTTACACAGGTGGTTCAGACACTGCCTGATGCCAGCCTCTCTGGGGCTGGAGGCACTGCTGTTGGTGTAGGCATAGGTGTTGGCGTTGGGGGAGCAGCGACAATTTTCCCTGGGTCAGCCCCAAGCACCACTGCTACGCCCCCCAATGCCACAGCTGACATGCTGGGGTCAGTGCTTGCTCAGCAGGGCCTTCAGCTTCAATCCCAGGTCATGAACAAGGCCATTAGCGTTCAGCCATTTATGCAGCCTGTGGGCCTGGGAAATGTGACGCTTCAACCCATTTCAAGTCTCCAAGGTCTTCCCAATGGGAGTCAGTCTGGACATTTGGGTATTGGACAGATTCAGGTTGTGGGTCAGCCCACAGTCATGACTATCAATCAGTCTGGGCAACCAATCTTGGCTAAAGCCATGGGAGGTTACCAGCTGCAACAGCCTGGGCCAGATGTATCAGGTGCTGGTTCTCAGGCGGGGCTTGGAGGCTCCGGAGGTGGACTACTGATCCAAGGTAATAAAGCCACTTTGGGATCTCCGGCTTTAAATGGACCAGCTGTTTGTGtcagcagcacaaacagcaTCAGTGGTAGTACAATGACTGCTCCTGCTGGGCTTGTGGGCTTTGGCAGCAACCCTCTGAGTTCAGGAATTGGACCTCAGACGCAGACTCAAGGCCAAATCATGCAGAACGTGATCATCCAACGCACACCAACACCCATTCAGCCTAAACCCCCCCATGGGGGAGCCATCCAACCGAAACTgtttaaacagcagcagtcaCAGCCAACACCCCAACCCCTGCAAAACGATGCCCACAAGGCTTTAGGGCTGCAGCAACTTCCAGTTTCTGCTTCTCAGAATGTAGCCTTCCTGACAGGAAAGCCAGGCTCGAACGTTGTCCTAAGTACTCAAGCCACAACACACGGCACCCAGTTTCAACAAACTCTGTTCAAGCAACAAGCAGCACAACAATCTGGCAAGCCCCTCAGTGTACACTTGTTAAACCAATCAGGCAGCATCGTTCTTCCCCATCAAACAGTCCTACAAGGTCAGAACCACCAGTTTCTCCTGCCACAGCTACAGGCAGGTGGGCAGATCCTGACCCAGCACCCTGGGGGCCACATCATAACTAGCCAGGGTCCTGGTGGGCAGCTCATTGCTAACCAGATATTAACAAACCAGAACATCAACCTTGGTCAGGTGTTGACTTCACAGGGCCACCCTGGGGCTGCCCATATCCTCTCTGGACCCATTCAGCTCCAGCCTGGCCAGATGGGCACACCCACCCTCTTTCAGATGCCTGTCTCATTGGCTCAGACTCAAAGCCAGACACAGACCCATACAGTCTCAGGTCATGCCCAAACAGTCATACAGGGCATGCCCATCCAGAATTCCCTGACCATGCTGAGTCAAGTGGAGAGTCTGAGTCCGGCAGTCACCCTTCAGCCTGCCCTGCAACCTCAGCCAGGCGGAGTCCCTAACAGCAGTAGCACAGGAGCAGCAACCATGGGTCAAGGCCAATCTGGAGAGTGTGTTACTGTTCTGGGCAGCTCCACAGACCAGGCTGCTCATCCCACCCAACAGCATGTGCCGCAGTCCTCTATTCTCACCATGCAACCCGGTTCTTCTGTGTCCGTGGCTATCACAGtaccctcctcttctccatccaTGTCTGTGTCCACATCTTCCCCTGTCACAGCAGTGGGGCTGGTCCCCCATCAGTCTCAGCACAGTCCAGGAAGGTTACTGCTCACCAACCAGGGCTCCAGCATGATCTTGAGCCAGGAGTCTCTGCAGATGTTCCTGCAACAGGTCAGTCCTCCACTCCTTTTTGCGTTTGCTACAGTTGTGTAGAGTTAACATTGTTTTATAAAAGATTAATAACATGCACGGAGTGATATCTTGGTCTGACCTCTCTGGTTTACTATTTTACTCCCTCCAACCCTCTTCCTTCTTCCCTCCTTCATCCTGAAATGGTAAACGTACTCCTATCAGGAGCAGCACCACCAAACAGAGAATGAGTCAACCCCCTCTGTGGGCGTACCAGCGTCCGTAATCGtcagcagcaacagcatcaCTGCTCTGGCCCCCGCTGTCAATGACAGCCAGTTAACTGACTCTTGGGGGGGTCAGAGCCACAGTCCTTCCCCTGGCCCCTCCCACATGACAGCAGTGGTAAAGCAGGTAGAAGTGCCCCTTTATGTTAAGTCCCACCCCACCTGTTGCCGCTGCTGCTACCACAACGTTAGGGTATCTTACCTTTAGCCATCACTGCTCTGTACTTGTCTTATGCATTAATTGTTGCTTCCATGGCTCTCGCTTTTGCTGCAGATCCTATATGCAAAAATTACTAATTTGCTTgcagcttctgtttgtttctaacATTGCTTCATTATATGTGTAAAAAGCATGACCACCATTCAGTGATTTTCATACATATTCATATCCTGTTCCAATTTTACATTTAACTTTATCAACCTCTATGGATTTTGGAACTGAACTAAAGTTAGTTGTTTAActtatttgttttgtctatCATTCATTCTATGCATTTTGTTCAGAAACCATGCTCATGCTTAATAACAGAGCTAGCAAGGTGTCAAGTGCACCTTGTTAACCTTTGTACTAACAATGATTTAATCCACTCACCTTGCTCAATCAAATTTTATCAACTCAATTCCATCTACTGCATCACTGACCAATGACTGATAAATCAATCCATACCTCTCAACCCTGCACTTACCATTAGACTGTTGTGTCCTCAAAGTTCTACTATTCCTTGTAACCCCTAGTCTGACCAGTGTAATGACCCCCAAACCACGATTACATGCTACCCTGACCCCCCTTCCCTGAAGCCTCCAGATCACTTTCTACTTATCCATCACAAGCCCCGCAAATCTTGACTTCTTGCTTATGtcgacttttttctttttgcctcgCCAAATGATCATTGCTCTCTTTTTTATGTGTAATCCTCCTCAAACACTAGAGAAGAAATCATTGGGTTTCTACTCCTTTAGCTTAAGCAGCTAATTGATTTTAAAGTCTAACACTTTGCTTTTGTattgttatttgtgttgttttacccaagttgtgttgttttgtattgGGGTTGGGTGATAATTCTAAATTTCAGTTTATTGAATTTCACTCAATACAGCTAACTGAAAACTATTATGTGATGAAAATATGTTAAAACCAGAATGAAGGTTGTTGTTACATGTGTGAAGACTTCTAATCTAATGCAGTGCCAAACAGTGGAATACTATCATTGCATTAAATATCACTTGTGTATTTTACATACAGCCAAAGACATATTCGGCCTATTACTGTAATTTTTTAGTTGAAAAGCCTGTTGTAATTGAGATTGTGATATAGCCATATCACCCAGCCCCATTTTGTACCTTGCTAATCTAGAGACAAGCACTAGAATCACATTTACTTTAAACTGTGTGCATGTAGAAccttttgtgtgtttaatttttGTGCTGAATGTCCCAAAATTTCCTCCTGTGTTTACAAATTGTTTACGTTCTTGACCCAGATACACATATCAATATATTGTGATTCCACTTCTTCAGGTACCCTCCAGTGGACATCAGCAGCCCCTGAAGATCCAGAGCATGTCCCCCTCAACAGCCATGACCACTCACAACACAGTGGCAGACAGTCCTCAGCCCTCCCAGTCTCCCCTCACTCTGAGCCAGCAGATCCAGTCACCTCTTCATCAGCAGCAGTCACGTCCTCCCTCTCAGCCTCAGCCACAGTCTCAAACTCCCTCCCGCTCCTGCACACCCTCGTCTCACCCTCCACTCTTTATAGTCCACAACCAGATTACAGAATCTCCCCAACCTGTTTCGCAAggccagctgcagcagacacagcTTCAGCAGGCACACATTCAAGTTCATCTTCAGGCTCAGCCGCGGCCAGCCTCTCAGCCTGCCCCCTATCAACAAGATATGCCTCCTATGTCACAGTCACCCAAGCCTCCTTCTGCACCAACTGCACAGCACCAGTTCACTGCAGCTCCTGTCAGCACTTCTGCCGCTGCTGTCCTGAAAGCCCAGGTTCCCATCCCTGGTctgacagcagagcagcagcaccacctGCAACTAGTAGGAGCGCAAATTCAGACCCTGTCAGGCATTGCCCAGCCGTCACCTCAGCAGAAACAGTTGCTGGATAAGCTGCACCAGGTAAAATCCCTTTAATGATCACTTGTTAAGGAATTTACATGAAATTAGAGGTTTCACCATTAAAGCCATCTTGTGTATTCTGACTTCACAGTTGAGTAATCTCTGCCAACTGCCAGTAACTGTTTGTCTATTATATGATGTACTTATTGTTATAGAGCCTCATTTGTGTGATACATTAATGTAGTTAAAATCTGGGGAAAATCTCATGGTTTGGTGGTCAGAGTAAATTAATATACATATACTTTTGCATCCTTTCAAATTATTGTAGAAAGTCACCTGGAGATAAGATATGCAATCTATCAGTGCAAATCAGATTTTGTGTAAGTTCCTGGAAACCACATTGGTTCAATCAGCAGTTTcttatttaaaatttaaagcGTGTCCTGATGTGTTTCCAGGTCCAGCAGAACATCCTGTTGCAGGCCGCGCAGCCCCCTCAGTCTCAAGTCACAAGTCAGTTCACTTCCCAGCAAGATGTGCCTGTCGATAAAGTTGTGATTACATCAACAACCAGCACTGGTACACCGGCTCAACttccctctgtgctgcagccgACACCAGTGCTTGTCAAAACTCCTGCTACAGGTTGGACGCAGTTTAATGTTGATGTAAAACTGAAGGATCCTGAACACACTTTAAGATATTTCTGTTTGTAACAATGTTTCTTCTTATTTTAGCATCAAGTGACTTACAGGTATTCTCAGGAGCCCAAGGGCCAGCTGGAGCAATGGTGAATCAGACTGTCACTCCTGCAAGCCTTACCCAGCCTGCACAGGTAGGTAACACTACAAAGCAAGTTCTTCCAAGAACTTAACTGTGGTCCTTATCATATATTTGTTACGTTTTATATTTTCCTGTCACTGAATTtcaaaatgatatttttctccACAGGTTCAGCCAAAGCCAGGAGTGATCAGCTCAGTTGGAGGGATGACCCTGGGGAAAGGTGGGATGCAGATACAGGTGTTAGGAGCTAGTCTGACTCAAATGCCTGCTCCACAGCCCCCAGCTCCCGCACAACCTCAGGTTAATATGAGTCCTAAGAAAGGGCCTCTGTTTGAGTTCAGTCTGAAGTTCCTGGTTTTCatctattttctttatattacaGACAACAATGAAGATGCCTTTCAGCGCAGAGCCCAGTAAAGAAGCCAGGTTTGTACCGCAggcatttaaaatgttattttaactctcaaaatgtcatttttgtTGAACAATATTTCTTTATATGCACGTCACTGCAGGATGCTAGAACAGCTGAGGAAACAGCAGGGTTCAGTGCTTCACCCAAACTACAGTGCTCCTTTCTACTCTTTTGAGGACACACTGCACAGACTGCTGCCTTACCATCTCTACCAGGGAACTGCCAACTCCTCTCAAGACTATCAAAGAGGTAACAAGCCCCACAGCCTCTAGTGCTGGCAAAATACAGTTAAGTGCCCTAATTCAAGACCTTTTTGAACCTTTTGGTTCTCTTGTGCACAGTGGATGATGAATTTGAGAAAGTCTCCTGTCAGCTGCTGAAAAGGACCCAGGCCATGCTGGATAAATATCGCCACCTACTCTTTGCGGAGTCAAAAGTAAGTATATGAACCAGCATTTCcaacacaggttctctgtctcttttttcctgAATTGATTTTGAACTGATGGTTTTTGGCGTTTAAACCTGAGCAGAGACTGGGCCCCTCGGCAGAGATGGTGATGATCGACCGGATGTTCATTCAGGAGGAGAAGGTTGCGTTGAGTCAGGACAGGATTCTGGCTAAGGAGAGACCAGGTACTTTACCACTGTTTGTACATACATGATTGTcttcatctaaactgtacaCTGATGGTATGTGTATGCTAAtgatataattgtttttatgtcATTGCAGAGGAGTTTGTAGCAAATGCTCGCATGTTGGAGAGTGTAGTTTCATCCCAAGAGAAATCTACTGCTGCTGAGCGCACGTCAGTGAGTGGAGGtgcaactgctgctgctgcccctcctccagcacctcctgTTCCTGCTCCAGTCCCTCTTCTAAACATCACCCCAAACCCTCCTCCTGCACCCACCctagctccagctccagctcctgcccctcctcctcctcctcctgctcctgctcctacCACTACTTCTGTCACCCCTTTCCCTCCTACCAAACTAGTAATAAAGCAGGGTGGAGGCGGAGCCTCTGTGTCCTGGTCCAGCAGCTGTCAACCACCTCTGGCTGCACCGAGTAAGCTGGTGGCTGAACCCACCAGCCAGAGCTCCTCCTTCAGTCGTGCGCCGGCAGCGTCCTTCTCGTCGTCATCCTTCAACTCTCGAGCAGCCGACGATGACGACGCTCTTCCA
The Paralichthys olivaceus isolate ysfri-2021 chromosome 11, ASM2471397v2, whole genome shotgun sequence genome window above contains:
- the bicra gene encoding BRD4-interacting chromatin-remodeling complex-associated protein isoform X7 translates to MDDEDGRCLLDVICDPEALNDFLHGSETHLDTDDLLDGSSDPSSSFFSTTGGHVPEVQPAVQLSASEPAGLPRVSVDLDFLEDEDILGGSPGGEGGSNGIGANHEPCDILQQSLAEANITEQSLQEAEAELDLDSFGIPGLTQVVQTLPDASLSGAGGTAVGVGIGVGVGGAATIFPGSAPSTTATPPNATADMLGSVLAQQGLQLQSQVMNKAISVQPFMQPVGLGNVTLQPISSLQGLPNGSQSGHLGIGQIQVVGQPTVMTINQSGQPILAKAMGGYQLQQPGPDVSGAGSQAGLGGSGGGLLIQGNKATLGSPALNGPAVCVSSTNSISGSTMTAPAGLVGFGSNPLSSGIGPQTQTQGQIMQNVIIQRTPTPIQPKPPHGGAIQPKLFKQQQSQPTPQPLQNDAHKALGLQQLPVSASQNVAFLTGKPGSNVVLSTQATTHGTQFQQTLFKQQAAQQSGKPLSVHLLNQSGSIVLPHQTVLQGQNHQFLLPQLQAGGQILTQHPGGHIITSQGPGGQLIANQILTNQNINLGQVLTSQGHPGAAHILSGPIQLQPGQMGTPTLFQMPVSLAQTQSQTQTHTVSGHAQTVIQGMPIQNSLTMLSQVESLSPAVTLQPALQPQPGGVPNSSSTGAATMGQGQSGECVTVLGSSTDQAAHPTQQHVPQSSILTMQPGSSVSVAITVPSSSPSMSVSTSSPVTAVGLVPHQSQHSPGRLLLTNQGSSMILSQESLQMFLQQVPSSGHQQPLKIQSMSPSTAMTTHNTVADSPQPSQSPLTLSQQIQSPLHQQQSRPPSQPQPQSQTPSRSCTPSSHPPLFIVHNQITESPQPVSQGQLQQTQLQQAHIQVHLQAQPRPASQPAPYQQDMPPMSQSPKPPSAPTAQHQFTAAPVSTSAAAVLKAQVPIPGLTAEQQHHLQLVGAQIQTLSGIAQPSPQQKQLLDKLHQVQQNILLQAAQPPQSQVTSQFTSQQDVPVDKVVITSTTSTGTPAQLPSVLQPTPVLVKTPATASSDLQVFSGAQGPAGAMVNQTVTPASLTQPAQVQPKPGVISSVGGMTLGKGGMQIQVLGASLTQMPAPQPPAPAQPQTTMKMPFSAEPSKEARMLEQLRKQQGSVLHPNYSAPFYSFEDTLHRLLPYHLYQGTANSSQDYQRVDDEFEKVSCQLLKRTQAMLDKYRHLLFAESKRLGPSAEMVMIDRMFIQEEKVALSQDRILAKERPEEFVANARMLESVVSSQEKSTAAERTSVSGGATAAAAPPPAPPVPAPVPLLNITPNPPPAPTLAPAPAPAPPPPPPAPAPTTTSVTPFPPTKLVIKQGGGGASVSWSSSCQPPLAAPSKLVAEPTSQSSSFSRAPAASFSSSSFNSRAADDDDALPQRTSKPPMKTYEARRRIGLKLKIKQDQTGFSKVVHNTALDPVHAPQQSSQSISQSQPQSAAAVPHPKSHPLSTPSTTVIRTQSPVCTASSESSVTIATTQCNPTLRGNFPPNAAPSSSTSFSRTSSSSSTQMNGTLDHHDIGGVKHNPASTASPSPTTCRLPLRKTYRENISPRVRPGVPGGGDESLSYPRPTPSPPRHEASSPPSERTVIASVKVEKRGREASHTHIESSLERGRLGSAMQGLNEVDEVFNRGMKTTQHHHLPQLLDKEGAKERAEEHADQETDVSKYKRVGGKNRHRVGGTFRMDQHAPGPPSPESFTRDSLLPAKRCKSDSPDMDNASFSSGSPPDDSLNEHLQCAIDSILNLQQEPSARGRHIKGNSRHHQHQSQRPGSSAASSHRPSVQPPSSASSSPSLAQHPQVGGRGHNGNLVPQTQSR